A window of the Camelus dromedarius isolate mCamDro1 chromosome 5, mCamDro1.pat, whole genome shotgun sequence genome harbors these coding sequences:
- the SLC8A3 gene encoding sodium/calcium exchanger 3 isoform X3: protein MEEEEAKRIAEMGKPILGEHPKLEVIIEESYEFKSTVDKLIRKTNLALVVGTYSWRDQFMEAITVSAAGDEDEDESGEERLPSCFDYVMHFLTVFWKVLFACVPPTEYCHGWACFVVSILIIGMLTAIIGDLASHFGCTIGLKDSVTAVVFVAFGTSVPDTFASKAAAIQDVYADASIGNVTGSNAVNVFLGIGLAWSVAAIYWALQGQEFHVSAGTLAFSVTLFTIFAFVCISVLLYRRRPHLGGELGGPRGCKLATTWLFVSLWLLYILFATLEAYCYIRGF from the exons atggaggaagaggaagccaaGAGGATAGCAGAAATGGGAAAGCCAATATTGGGTGAACACCCCAAACTAGAGGTCATCATTGAAGAGTCCTATGAGTTCAAG AGTACAGTGGATAAGCTGATCAGGAAGACAAACCTGGCCTTGGTTGTGGGGACTTATTCCTGGAGGGACCAGTTCATGGAGGCCATCACTGTCAGTGCAG CAGGGGACGAGGATGAGGATGAGTCAGGCGAAGAGAGGCTGCCCTCCTGCTTTGACTACGTCATGCACTTCCTAACGGTCTTCTGGAAGGTGCTGTTTGCCTGCGTGCCCCCCACAGAGTACTGCCATGGCTGGGCCTGCTTCGTGGTTTCCATTCTCATCATCGGCATGCTCACAGCCATCATCGGGGACCTGGCCTCCCACTTCGGCTGCACCATTGGCCTCAAGGACTCGGTCACAGCTGTTGTCTTTGTGGCATTTGGCACCTCTGTGCCAG ATACGTTTGCCAGCAAAGCAGCCGCCATCCAGGACGTGTACGCAGACGCCTCCATTGGCAACGTCACGGGCAGCAACGCGGTCAACGTCTTTCTGGGCATTGGCCTGGCCTGGTCCGTGGCCGCCATCTACTGGGCCCTTCAGGGACAGGAGTTCCATGTGTCAGCCGGCACGCTGGCCTTCTCTGTCACCCTCTTCACCATCTTCGCGTTCGTCTGCATCAGCGTGCTCTTGTACCGCCGGCGGCCCCACCTGGGCGGGGAGCTGGGCGGCCCTCGTGGCTGCAAGCTGGCCACGACCTGGCTCTTCGTGAGCCTGTGGCTTCTCTACATACTCTTTGCCACGCTGGAGGCTTACTGCTACATCAGGGGGTTCTGA